The Terriglobia bacterium DNA window AGCCAAGATCATGCCTCTGAAGGCCTTTCAAGCAGATGGCAGCTCAAATACCTTTGATATTATCCGTGCGATATACTATGCAGTCGACAATGGCGCGAACGTAATCAATATGAGCTTCAGCCTGGCGGGTTTTTCTCAGGAATTCGTCAGGGCGATCAATTACGCTACCGATCATGGGGTGATCTGCGTTGCCTCAGCAGGGAATGACGGGACGGATGACTTGAAGTATCCTGCGGCTTTGCGAAACGTCATTGGGGTGGCTTCCACCACCAACCTCGATGTCCGCAGCACGTTTTCCAATTTCGGATCGGGTCTGGTGACCCTGGCCGCCCCCGGAGAAGGGATTATCACGACCTATCCGGGTGGCCACTACGCCGCTGCCTGGGGTACCTCGTTCAGCGCTCCTTTCGTCGCCGGGGCACCGGGGTTGTTACTCCAATTTATTCCGAAAACCGATTTCTTCGGAGGCGTTGATGCACTGTCACACGCCAAAGAGCTCACCAGTGAGCTTGGCTATGGCAGGCTCGACCTCTACCAGGCGCTGACCTCACGACTCAAGTCTCTTCGCTAGACAGAGTTCTAATTTCAATCACAAATCTACTGGCTGTGTACACTTTTGAACCACCCCCTCGTTTCTTGAGGGAGAGGTTGCTGATGGATCCTATGGGTGTGTGTGTTCACGACTCTATTGTAAGTTATTAAAATTAAATAGTTTACTGTTGTGACAACGAGTGAGAAGGAAGATCTCCAAGCGACATTTTGCGGGTATCCGAATGCTGGAACCAGGATTGCTGTAAATTGGACTTACTCGACAATTGCACGTTTGATCCGCCAAGAAACATAGAATGTGCAATAACAAATCTTTCCATGGTTTAAAGAGTGTGTTCTAGTTTGAGTCACGACTCAAAAAGGTAGGGTAGATTCCCGATGGAATTCATCCCAGGGATGAAGCTAAGGCGTCATGAGTCAAAGTATTATTAGCTAAAGGGTTAGTTCTGGGTTGAGAAGGTGAAAAGAACAGAACGGGCGGGTTCGGGAGATGGTATGACGTTTGGTGTAACAATTGCTTTGGTTTCAGTGGTTAATTTTATTGCGGAGAAGGTGTCATGAGACAAAACGCAAGACAACATTTCCGGGTTGCCCTTATTTTGGCTATTTTCCTGATCACGGTTCCGCTTCAGGCCGCTACCGGCGATATCTGTATTCTGCGGACGAGCGCCTCCTCATTGCAGACTGTGCTGAACAAGTACAACCTGCAACTCCTTGGTTCGGTGGACGGGGCACACGATGTTTATTTGGTGCAGGAGCCCGTTACTGCATCTCCCCTCAACATGGATGCGATTGTTAAGGCCGACCCGGCAGTCCAGAATTTCGAGGAACTTGTCCCGGCAGTGATTCCCGAAAGCCCGGCTACTCTTCAAGCGGGTACAATGAGCCCGTCGACGGGTTCGCTCGCCAATCTGGCTTCCAGCCAAAGTTTTGTCAACTATGCGGGTGATTCCGTTTGGAGTAGTTACGTCAACCAGCCGGCTGCCAATATCATTAATCTCTCCAATGCCCATCAATACGCGACTGGCAAAGGAACGATAGCCATCATTGATACCGGCGTTGATCCCAATCATCCCGTGCTGAAGCGGTGGGTTACAACGGGCTATGATTTCGTGAACAATGTTATGGGGTCTGCATCGGAGTGGGTGGACCTGAGTCAATCCACGGTTGCATTCCTCGATCAGTCCACAGTGGCTTTTCTGGATGGCAGCAATCAAGCCGTCCTCAATCAATCCACGGTTGCTTTCCTGGACCAGTCGACCGTCGCATTTCTCGATACGAACAATCTCCCTGTCGCATTTGGACATGGCACGATGGTGGCCGGGATTGTCCACCTCGTTGCCCCTACGGCGAAGATCATGCCTTTGAAAGCCTTCCGGGCGGATGGAACATCGAACAGCTATGACATTATTCGTGCCATCTACTTTGCCGTCGACCATGGGGCCGATGTCATCAATATGAGTTTCAGTATGGCGAGTCCCTCCACTGAGCTTGTGCGTGCCATCAATTACGCCGCGGATCACGGGGTGATTTGCGTCGCCTCAGCGGGAAATGCGGGATCCGACACGCTTAGCTTTCCAGCCGCATTAAGGAATGTAATCGGCGTCGCCTCCACTGCGTGGAACGATTCGCGCAGTGCATTCTCCAACTATGGCTCTGGTCTGGTGGCCTTGGCAGCGCCGGGCGAAGCGATCGTCACTACTTACCCGGGTAACCACTACGCTGCGGTCTGGGGTACCTCTTTTAGCGCGCCGTTTGTGTCCGGCGCTCCTGCGCTGATCGAACAGCTGTATTCGAACACTTCTTACAACAGCAGCATGAACTCGCTCTCCCATGCGAAGCAACTGACCACCGATCTCGGATTCGGGAGACTCGATCTCTATCAGGCTCTAACGTATCTCCAGAAGAACTGAACGCCAATGATTAGCGCAGACACCTGCCTGATCTAAGGGAAGCCCCCTGAATGCCCAAAGCACTCTGAGTCCCAGCCGTTGGGTTGATGTCACTGGGGGAGGGATGCTTGGGTGCGGGAGCAGGCCTCGTTCGGTCCTTTCATCCTGCGTTCTTCTGGTCCGCTTTGAGAATTCTGTGACGGCAGCTGCAGGACGTTGTATTCTTTCCCCCCTTCAATAGACGCCCATCTTTAGTTGTGCCGCAAACAAGCGGTTGTACCTTCATTCCCGATGCGCTTGCGGGAACTCACTTGGATATCTTGGATATAATGAAAAGCAGGGGGATTGCCAGGCAGAGTTGCGGTATTCGAGAAGGGAAGCGGAGGGAATCAAACGTGTGCGGTCCGGCCTCGGTGCGTGGCGGCAAGTGGGGGTAGTGCCACTCGCCGCCACTTTTCTGCCGCGCGGGAGAGGCTGGATCAAGAAAGAGATCCTCGCGGGCAGAACTGGATGCGGGAGAGCATCGGATCGCGCTCTCCTACGACCACGATTCGGCCAGGAAGCCGATCGCCGTGACCTCACCGCTGATGGGATCGTCCCCCTATTCGTGGGGCGGAGCATCCTCTCTGGCTGGGTCCATCGACGTCAGCTGGGATCCTGGTGTCTATCACTCCCGTCATCAAGGGAGATCAGTCGTGAATGACGGGTTTTAATTGCTTACCTCCTATGCCACAGTTTGTACTCCACCTTGCCTATTTCGAGGGCTTCGCGCTGCGACAACCGCTCTGTCAGTCTGCCTGATGAAAAAGAACCGAATCGTTTGCGCTCCTACATTACTGGCGGTGTACGTTCATTCAAATAGGGTACATCGCCGCCTAAAAAATATAGTGTCCCAAGCAGATGATGATTAACCAGGCAGCCGCTGCATCGACAATTTGCTGGTTCGTGGGAAGAGGCCATTCTCATCGGTTAGTCCTGGAGCGGGCTAAAAAAAGAATCTTATGATTGCTCCGCCCAGGACAATCCCCTCATCAAGACTGCCAACCAACCGGGAAAACGCGACAGAAGCTGAATGGATTGGACCTCTTTTCAGCTAATTCTTTGAAAAACCTATATCTATTGGTGTGCTCTGAACCCTATATAGACATCCTGGGTTCATAAACCGGCTTTGAGCTGCGGCTCATTCACGGGCGGGGGATGGGGAGAAACGGTGTATACACGGTCCAAGACGATGGTGGTCTCAGGTTCATTTCAGAATTTTTATCCTCAGGACGTTTGGAGGAATTTATGAAGCTCGAGCGAGAACTTCAGGTCGCCACAAGTCTAGCCTTGCAGGCCGGAGAGGTCCTCTGGCGCCACCAGTCGCGACAACCCAAAGTAGAATACAGGGCAAAGGGGGAGCCGGTCACCCTTGCCGACATCCAGGCGGACAGTATCATCCGCGCCGGACTCAATACCGCCTTTCCCAACGACGCCGTTTTTTCTGAGGAGTCCGCGGACTCCCACGCCAGGCTCTCGTGCACGCGCGTCTGGATTGTTGATCCGCTGGATAGCACCAACAATTTTGTGGAATTGGGCAATGAGTATTGTGTTTCGATTGGCCTGTCGATCCAGGGTCAGGCCGTCCTGGGCGTGATTTACAACCCCGCTCGGGATGAGTTGTTCACTGGGTATTGCGGTCGCGGCGTGCTCCTGAATGGTTCTCCGGTCAAGGCAAGTGAGGTAAGAGAGGTTGAAAAAGCACGCATCTCTGTTTCGAGAAAGGAATGGCGTCGCGGGATCGTGATGTTATCCACCACGCTGCGGATTGAGCCTTTGTCCAGCATGGCCTACAAGCTCGCGCGGGTCGCGGCAGGGATGGACGACGGGGTGTTCTCATTGACCCCGCGAAAGGAGTGGGGGACGTGTGCGGGCGTGGCTTTGGTCGAGGCGGCGGGAGGAAGAACAAGTCTGCTCGACGGACGCAGGATCGCGTTCAACCGATTCAACCTCCGGCAGCCGCTCGGAATGGTCGCAGCCGGTTCGCAATTGCATCCCCTGTTAGTCGAGCGCGTCCGCGACCTCTCTCCCGCTATCTGGGATGAATGCGGCGGAATCTGCCGGAAGGTCGACGACCCTTGGACAGCAATCCCAACTGAGCAAGAAGACCCCACGAACGAGGGGAGGGATGGCCTATGAGCCGGAACAACCCCATTCGTATTCCGTTCGCCGCAATCGTAGGCCAAGGTCTATTGTCCCGTTTCAGCTTTAGAACTATCGGATTCATCCGACCTCTCTATGCCTATCGCATGATCCTTTGTTTAGGGTATATTTTCCAGCCACTCCACGCACCCTATTACAAGTGAAGGAAAGAACTGCCTCGACCCCCATCGGCTCCTTGTATTGAACGACGGGATAGTCGGAAACGAGGGGAGAAAAGTCTGCGTAGACAGACATCTGAGGAGTCGCGCTGCAGGGTTTGAGATGTCTGATTAGCGAAGCGGCGCCGACGAGCTGGGTCGGCTAGGATTCGCTGAGGAGGCTGACGATGTGGGAAAAGCTATTGATTAGGCTTGCTGCGCTCTATTGGGCGAGTGGAATCGTCTTCTTGTTTTTAGCCGGAAGGATGTTCAAGGAGTTTGTTCGACGGAAGGAGTCCGGCGGCAAGCCAGATGCAGTTCCGAGTGGCCTCCCCCTCTCCCCGAATCATAAAGGCGCTGGACGATTCAACGCCTGGATTGGACTCCACGGGCAGAATTGAAAGCCTGCATGCCTGCGGTGGATAGGAATCCTGTTTGCGAAGTGGGTTGGACAATGTCTCAAGAGTTGACTTGTGGTGCGGATATCAATGCGGAATGAAGAGCGGTGAGCTGGAAGAATTCCTGGGGGGCGGACCGATGACAGTAGGAAAACTCTTGAGACTCAATGCCGAGGTTTCTCGACTCGTCGAATTTTTCGGGTACAACGAGGAATTCAGACGTCAGTATTCCGCGTGGTTGACGAAGCTGGGGGAATGCATCGTCAACGAATGCATCTCCGAACAACTGGATCTGGACATGCCCCTTGGAGAGTCGGCCCAAAAGGTATTCGTGGAATTTAAAGAATGGCTTTCCTCGCTCCCGGAACTGCAGGGGGTGTGCGATCTGGGCACAGATGGAATGATCGAAAAACAGAAGATCAGCCAGTACCTCCTCAGCCAGCTCCCGGAAGATGAGCACCGGAAGTTGGAGGACCGGGTTTTCAAGGATGACCGAATCCTTGAAGATCTGGAGGTCTTAGAGGATTCAATGGTCCGCAAGTACATTCACAAGGAACTCCCCCAGGGCGAGTTGATCCGGTTCGAGAGAATCTACTTGGCCACTGAACGGGGCAGGAAGAAAGTGTGGCTGGCTCAGGCGCTTCATGCGTTTGCTCAAGGACGCCCTCCCCGGAGTGATTCCGACAGCGGGGAATCGGGGAAGCAGTAACCTTCCTTTCTCAACATCCCCCCTTCTTTTTTTCAGGTTGAAAAAGAAAATCTCCTGCGTCAAAATACCTTCCTTCGCAGATCGATCTCTGGACTCGTCCGCACGAGCGGACCAGGAAATTAGGGGCAGACACCTTTTCCTATAAGACTTCGCAGGAATGACATCAAGGCCGGTGTCTGTCCCTTTTGTTCACGAGCGGATCAGGAAGTTAGGGACAGACACCTTTTCCTATAAAACTTCGCAGGAATGACATCAAAGCCGGTGTCTGTCCCTTTTGTTCACGCGCGAATCAGGAAGTTCCATCCTGGTTCGAGTGAGTTTTGTTATCCATTCCCATTTGGGATAACCCGCGCCTGAAGGAGCCCGCAGCCATGAGTGAAATGAAGAATCCCCAGGAACCTCTCATCCTCCCCCTGTCCCGCCGTGAGTTCATTGCCACGGTGGGCGTCGGTGTTGCCTCGGCAACCGTGCTTCATCCGGGGGTAACAGAGGCAGAGCCTGTGGCAGCAAGCCATGCCCACGAGCCCACAGAAGGCAGTGCTCGCCGGGTTCCGATTTCAGTGTCGGTCAATGGGACCCAATACGAGCTTGAAGTAGAGCCCCGATGGACGCTGGCGACGGTCCTGCGGCGCGAATTGGGACTGACGGGCACTAAGATTGTCTGCGACCGCGGGGAGTGTGGCGCCTGTTCAGTCGTGCGTAATGACCAGCTTATTTATTCTTGTATGACCCTGGCGGTGGAATGCGATCGTTCCCGGATTGAAACCATCGAGGGCATTGCCGATGGAGAAAAACTGCACCCCGTCCAACAGGCGTTTATCGACAACGACGCGCTCCAATGCGGTTACTGCACCCCCGGCCTGGTAATGGCTGTCAAGCATCTACTCGATCATCATCCGCATCCCGGGCTTGAAGACGTCAAGGAAGCCTGCGCCGGCAATTTGTGCCGGTGCGGAACCTACCCGAATGTCTTTAAGGCCGCGCTGGAGGCAGCTCAGAAGATGAAGCCCGCTCAGGCCCGGAGGGCTGCCAGATTGTAGCCCCGTCTGAGCCCCGCGCTTCTTCTTTTTGCGGGGCGAGGGCGGGGT harbors:
- a CDS encoding 3'(2'),5'-bisphosphate nucleotidase CysQ; the protein is MKLERELQVATSLALQAGEVLWRHQSRQPKVEYRAKGEPVTLADIQADSIIRAGLNTAFPNDAVFSEESADSHARLSCTRVWIVDPLDSTNNFVELGNEYCVSIGLSIQGQAVLGVIYNPARDELFTGYCGRGVLLNGSPVKASEVREVEKARISVSRKEWRRGIVMLSTTLRIEPLSSMAYKLARVAAGMDDGVFSLTPRKEWGTCAGVALVEAAGGRTSLLDGRRIAFNRFNLRQPLGMVAAGSQLHPLLVERVRDLSPAIWDECGGICRKVDDPWTAIPTEQEDPTNEGRDGL
- a CDS encoding S8 family serine peptidase; translated protein: MRQNARQHFRVALILAIFLITVPLQAATGDICILRTSASSLQTVLNKYNLQLLGSVDGAHDVYLVQEPVTASPLNMDAIVKADPAVQNFEELVPAVIPESPATLQAGTMSPSTGSLANLASSQSFVNYAGDSVWSSYVNQPAANIINLSNAHQYATGKGTIAIIDTGVDPNHPVLKRWVTTGYDFVNNVMGSASEWVDLSQSTVAFLDQSTVAFLDGSNQAVLNQSTVAFLDQSTVAFLDTNNLPVAFGHGTMVAGIVHLVAPTAKIMPLKAFRADGTSNSYDIIRAIYFAVDHGADVINMSFSMASPSTELVRAINYAADHGVICVASAGNAGSDTLSFPAALRNVIGVASTAWNDSRSAFSNYGSGLVALAAPGEAIVTTYPGNHYAAVWGTSFSAPFVSGAPALIEQLYSNTSYNSSMNSLSHAKQLTTDLGFGRLDLYQALTYLQKN
- a CDS encoding (2Fe-2S)-binding protein; this translates as MSEMKNPQEPLILPLSRREFIATVGVGVASATVLHPGVTEAEPVAASHAHEPTEGSARRVPISVSVNGTQYELEVEPRWTLATVLRRELGLTGTKIVCDRGECGACSVVRNDQLIYSCMTLAVECDRSRIETIEGIADGEKLHPVQQAFIDNDALQCGYCTPGLVMAVKHLLDHHPHPGLEDVKEACAGNLCRCGTYPNVFKAALEAAQKMKPAQARRAARL